In one window of Nodosilinea sp. PGN35 DNA:
- a CDS encoding DUF1823 family protein — MPPLTDETLWAILNDELEDDAVNRLVWHGLGYRETDTGWDSAAVEPAWAEKFPQPPNFIESRPATVQLTRSIPKDDKQLLKEELGFKGYTVDQLIPRLTRRATIVSWLLSYRRRPQN, encoded by the coding sequence ATGCCCCCTTTGACCGACGAGACCCTGTGGGCCATTCTCAACGACGAGCTGGAGGACGATGCGGTGAACCGTCTGGTGTGGCACGGGCTGGGCTACCGGGAGACCGATACCGGGTGGGATAGCGCGGCGGTGGAGCCCGCCTGGGCCGAGAAATTTCCCCAGCCGCCCAACTTTATTGAGAGTCGCCCGGCGACGGTGCAGCTGACCCGCTCGATTCCGAAAGACGATAAACAATTGCTCAAGGAGGAGCTGGGGTTTAAAGGCTACACCGTCGATCAGCTGATACCACGGCTGACCCGGCGTGCAACCATAGTGAGCTGGCTATTGAGCTACCGCAGACGGCCCCAAAATTAG
- the menA gene encoding 2-carboxy-1,4-naphthoquinone phytyltransferase, whose product MTTQSVNQADRKLWLAAIKPPMYSVAIMPMVVGSAIAYAETGQFDGGIFALFLLAAVLILAWENLSNDVFDAETGIDVNKAHSVVNLTRNRRLVFALANLCLGLGIAGIVAIALIQQDPTVLAIILLCCGLGYMYQGPPFRLGYQGLGEVLCFFSFGPLAMGAAYYSQTQSWSWGSQMAGAMVGLSTTLVLFCSHFHQVEDDLAAGKRSPIVRLGTQRGAALVPWVCGAFFAIAALALVLGIFPVWTALVFFSLLSAWRLGRHVTRYHDQPSRVFNAKFFAIGFHFWSGVLLSLGFWLSV is encoded by the coding sequence ATGACCACCCAATCGGTAAATCAAGCTGACCGCAAACTCTGGCTAGCGGCTATAAAGCCCCCCATGTATAGCGTTGCCATTATGCCGATGGTGGTGGGTAGCGCGATCGCCTACGCTGAAACCGGCCAGTTTGACGGCGGTATTTTTGCCCTGTTTCTGCTGGCGGCGGTGCTTATTTTGGCCTGGGAAAACCTCAGTAATGACGTGTTTGATGCTGAGACCGGCATCGATGTTAACAAGGCCCATTCTGTCGTCAATCTCACGCGCAATCGGCGGCTGGTGTTTGCCCTGGCGAATCTGTGCTTGGGCCTGGGCATTGCGGGCATTGTGGCGATCGCCCTGATTCAGCAAGACCCCACCGTGCTGGCGATCATTCTGCTCTGCTGCGGCCTGGGCTATATGTACCAGGGGCCGCCCTTTCGCCTGGGCTACCAGGGCCTGGGGGAGGTGCTGTGCTTCTTTAGCTTTGGGCCTCTGGCCATGGGGGCGGCCTACTACAGCCAGACCCAGAGCTGGTCGTGGGGCAGCCAGATGGCGGGGGCAATGGTGGGGCTGAGCACGACTCTGGTGCTGTTTTGCTCCCACTTTCACCAGGTGGAGGATGACCTGGCCGCGGGCAAGCGATCGCCCATTGTGCGACTGGGCACACAGCGGGGGGCGGCGCTGGTGCCCTGGGTCTGCGGGGCGTTTTTTGCGATCGCCGCCCTGGCTCTGGTTCTAGGTATTTTTCCGGTCTGGACGGCGCTGGTATTTTTCAGCCTGCTTTCGGCCTGGCGGCTCGGTCGCCACGTCACCCGCTACCACGACCAGCCGAGCCGGGTGTTTAACGCCAAGTTTTTTGCCATTGGCTTTCACTTTTGGAGCGGGGTGTTGTTGAGTTTGGGGTTTTGGTTGAGCGTCTGA
- a CDS encoding o-succinylbenzoate synthase has translation MRPYKRRFVQPLQTAHGPWVWREGLLLRLRDSLGRVGYGEVAPIPWFGSESLAEALAFCQAQGGEWRFPSGSLRESHPIPNELPATQFGLESAMVDLTSEHSTDGQEPAISAICGLLPAGESVLKVAFQRLAQGHCTLKWKIGVHPIANEISWLEQLMKAIPPEARLRLDANGGLSLAEAEQWLAVCDRINDNPQIATVEYLEQPLSVERVGEMREMGQRYQTAIALDESVATVAQLEACWGLGWRGVVVVKPAIAGSPHKLEAFCQQHRPQLVDCQAKDDGSVGYTGQGFRFKVSRRPYTLHPAPRTAGPCQNQLGQGLVFSSVFETVVGRRAALALAARCSPTPAPALGFGTQGCFADDWDTLTPAELWDSL, from the coding sequence ATGCGGCCCTACAAACGGCGGTTTGTGCAGCCGTTGCAGACGGCCCACGGCCCCTGGGTGTGGCGCGAGGGGCTGCTGCTGCGCCTGAGGGATAGTCTGGGACGAGTGGGCTACGGTGAGGTGGCACCCATACCCTGGTTTGGCAGCGAGTCGCTGGCCGAGGCGCTGGCGTTTTGCCAAGCTCAGGGGGGTGAGTGGCGATTCCCTTCGGGATCGCTCCGCGAATCGCACCCCATTCCCAATGAGCTGCCCGCCACCCAGTTTGGGCTAGAGTCTGCCATGGTGGATCTAACTTCAGAGCATTCTACGGATGGGCAGGAACCGGCGATTTCTGCAATCTGCGGCCTCCTGCCCGCTGGTGAATCTGTGCTGAAAGTGGCTTTTCAACGGCTGGCACAGGGGCATTGCACTTTGAAATGGAAGATTGGCGTGCATCCTATCGCTAACGAAATTTCCTGGTTGGAGCAGCTGATGAAGGCCATTCCCCCCGAGGCTCGGCTGCGGCTGGACGCCAATGGCGGGCTGAGTCTGGCGGAGGCGGAGCAGTGGCTGGCGGTGTGCGATCGCATCAATGACAATCCTCAAATAGCCACGGTTGAATACCTGGAGCAGCCGCTGTCGGTTGAGCGGGTGGGGGAGATGAGGGAGATGGGGCAGCGCTACCAGACGGCGATCGCCCTGGATGAGTCGGTGGCGACGGTGGCTCAGCTGGAAGCCTGCTGGGGGTTGGGCTGGCGCGGGGTGGTTGTGGTCAAGCCTGCGATCGCTGGTTCACCCCACAAGCTAGAAGCCTTTTGCCAACAGCATCGGCCTCAGCTAGTAGACTGCCAAGCTAAAGATGACGGGTCAGTGGGGTATACGGGTCAAGGTTTCAGGTTCAAGGTGAGCCGTAGACCGTATACCTTACACCCTGCACCCAGAACGGCTGGCCCCTGTCAAAATCAGCTTGGTCAAGGACTAGTGTTTTCTTCGGTTTTTGAAACCGTAGTGGGGCGACGGGCGGCTCTGGCGTTGGCGGCCCGCTGTTCGCCTACCCCCGCTCCGGCCCTGGGCTTTGGCACCCAGGGTTGCTTTGCCGACGACTGGGATACCCTCACCCCCGCCGAGCTATGGGACAGCCTCTAA
- a CDS encoding AMP-binding protein, which produces MGQPLKTLLQRRWDDDWLVGPSSRSFWLHLGQLIPVFAAYRASVDSYSPGVLIAESDPLLFLAACLAAWSEGCTVVLANPGWGDRERQQLQALVRPRWDAPVCPEIQGYPCQVVGSQPGQILIPTGGSSGQIKFAVHSWDTLSVSIEGFRSHFGVKAVHAYCVLPLFHVSGLMQALRVLVSGGCLALQPYSDLKRENYLSLPPGGFLSLVPTQLQALLALGGGFIPWLRGFRAVLLGGAPAGRSLLDAAQAAQIPVALTYGMTESAAQVATLLPEEFLAGHRSSGRPLPHVKITILNDQGQPLPLGQVGRVVIRARSLALGYWGFSGKGGLVGSAHPTGLATDDMGYLDDGGYLHVVGRSSSKIITGGENVFPEEIEAVLLATGGVKDACVVGLPCDRWGERLCALVVMNSTELLPDLPERLRSLLAPYKLPKQWILVSALPRTAQGKLSRPQALALAQWILAMA; this is translated from the coding sequence ATGGGACAGCCTCTAAAGACGCTGCTGCAAAGGCGCTGGGACGATGACTGGTTGGTTGGCCCTAGCAGTCGGTCGTTTTGGCTGCATTTGGGCCAGCTGATCCCGGTTTTCGCGGCCTACAGAGCATCCGTCGATTCCTACAGCCCCGGAGTCCTCATTGCTGAGTCTGACCCGCTGCTGTTTTTGGCGGCCTGCCTGGCGGCCTGGTCGGAGGGCTGCACTGTGGTCTTGGCGAACCCCGGCTGGGGCGATCGCGAGCGTCAGCAGCTACAAGCCCTAGTCAGGCCTCGCTGGGATGCTCCCGTCTGTCCAGAAATCCAGGGCTATCCTTGCCAAGTTGTGGGAAGTCAGCCAGGACAAATACTTATTCCTACGGGTGGGTCGTCGGGCCAGATCAAGTTTGCGGTACATAGCTGGGACACCCTAAGTGTCTCCATCGAAGGATTTCGATCCCACTTTGGGGTGAAGGCTGTGCATGCCTACTGCGTGCTGCCGCTGTTCCACGTCAGCGGTCTGATGCAGGCGCTGCGGGTGCTGGTTTCAGGGGGCTGTCTGGCGCTTCAGCCCTACAGCGATCTCAAACGGGAAAACTATCTCTCTCTACCGCCGGGTGGATTTCTCTCGCTGGTGCCAACTCAGCTCCAAGCATTGCTGGCGCTGGGCGGTGGGTTTATCCCCTGGCTGCGAGGTTTTCGAGCGGTGCTGCTGGGGGGCGCTCCGGCAGGGCGATCGCTGCTCGATGCGGCCCAGGCAGCGCAGATTCCCGTCGCTCTCACCTACGGCATGACTGAGTCCGCCGCCCAGGTCGCCACCCTGCTGCCCGAGGAATTTTTGGCGGGGCACCGCAGCAGTGGTAGACCGTTGCCCCATGTAAAAATCACGATTCTCAACGACCAGGGGCAGCCGCTGCCGTTGGGGCAGGTGGGGCGGGTGGTGATCCGGGCTAGGTCTCTGGCGCTGGGCTACTGGGGATTTTCTGGCAAAGGGGGTTTGGTGGGCAGTGCCCACCCTACGGGGTTGGCTACCGACGACATGGGCTATTTGGATGACGGGGGCTATCTGCACGTTGTCGGGCGCAGCAGCAGCAAGATCATTACCGGCGGCGAGAATGTGTTTCCTGAAGAAATTGAGGCGGTGCTGTTGGCGACGGGCGGGGTAAAGGACGCTTGCGTGGTGGGGCTGCCCTGCGATCGCTGGGGTGAGCGGCTCTGCGCCCTGGTGGTGATGAATTCTACAGAACTGCTGCCCGATCTGCCGGAGCGACTGCGATCGCTGCTGGCCCCCTACAAACTGCCCAAGCAGTGGATCTTAGTCAGCGCCCTGCCCAGAACTGCCCAGGGCAAACTCAGCCGTCCTCAAGCCCTAGCCCTGGCTCAGTGGATTCTGGCTATGGCCTGA
- a CDS encoding single-stranded DNA-binding protein: MSSRGLNLCTLSGNVAADPQVRNVERKTGGSTQVAEMTIYVDRIPSRKENDSFTVDITVWEGSPAWRKLTYIKKGSLIIVSGAIDASPYVSKADSQPRAGLQLKANDIFLDSSPRAEDPSAPASAPRELATAEF; encoded by the coding sequence ATGTCCAGTCGCGGATTAAACCTCTGCACCCTATCCGGCAATGTCGCCGCTGACCCCCAGGTGCGTAACGTTGAGCGCAAAACCGGCGGCAGCACCCAGGTAGCCGAAATGACCATCTACGTCGATCGCATTCCCAGCCGCAAAGAGAACGACAGCTTTACCGTCGATATCACCGTGTGGGAAGGTTCCCCCGCCTGGCGCAAGCTCACCTACATCAAAAAAGGTTCGCTGATTATTGTCAGCGGTGCGATCGACGCCTCCCCCTACGTCAGCAAAGCCGACTCCCAGCCTCGGGCCGGGCTTCAGCTCAAGGCCAACGACATCTTTTTAGACTCTTCCCCCAGGGCCGAAGACCCCAGCGCCCCGGCCTCAGCGCCCAGGGAACTGGCCACGGCAGAGTTCTAA
- a CDS encoding alpha/beta fold hydrolase: MTLAAPTVQTWQWQGFSIRYQQIGTTGTPVLCIHGFGASSDHWLKNLPALGEQYCAYAIDLIGFGLSDKPTPNQPLAYTFETWGQQILDFCREVIGQPAYLVANSIGCIVALQAAVDGPDWVRGVVMLNCSIRLLHERRRAEIPWHQRLSTPIVQNLLGYAPAGRFFFARIAQRKVIRNLLGQAYRRPEAVTDELVEAILNPALTVGAADVFLAFVRYSQGPLPEDLLPQVHCPVWMIWGQDDPWEPVALGRKLANFPAVKAMEELPGVGHCPQDEAPELVNPLVLGWLAEAEA, encoded by the coding sequence ATGACCCTAGCTGCCCCCACCGTTCAAACCTGGCAATGGCAGGGGTTCTCCATTCGCTACCAGCAGATTGGCACCACGGGCACCCCAGTGCTCTGCATCCATGGGTTCGGGGCGTCGAGCGATCACTGGCTGAAGAACCTGCCCGCCCTTGGGGAACAGTATTGCGCCTACGCCATCGACCTGATTGGCTTTGGCCTCTCCGACAAGCCCACCCCCAACCAGCCCCTGGCCTACACCTTTGAGACCTGGGGCCAGCAAATTCTCGACTTTTGCCGCGAGGTGATCGGTCAGCCCGCCTACCTGGTGGCCAACTCCATCGGCTGCATTGTGGCGCTCCAGGCGGCGGTGGATGGGCCAGACTGGGTCAGGGGCGTGGTCATGCTCAACTGCTCGATTCGCCTGCTGCACGAGCGGCGGCGGGCCGAGATTCCCTGGCACCAGCGGCTCAGCACCCCCATTGTGCAAAATCTGCTGGGCTACGCCCCTGCCGGGCGCTTCTTCTTTGCTCGGATTGCCCAGCGCAAGGTGATTCGCAATCTGCTGGGGCAGGCCTACCGCCGCCCAGAGGCCGTCACCGACGAGCTGGTGGAGGCCATTCTCAACCCCGCCCTCACGGTGGGGGCCGCCGATGTGTTTCTGGCCTTTGTGCGCTACTCCCAGGGGCCGCTGCCCGAAGATCTGCTGCCCCAGGTGCATTGCCCCGTGTGGATGATCTGGGGCCAGGATGACCCCTGGGAGCCGGTGGCTCTGGGCCGCAAGCTGGCCAACTTCCCGGCGGTGAAAGCGATGGAAGAACTGCCCGGCGTCGGCCACTGCCCCCAGGACGAGGCCCCTGAGCTGGTGAACCCGCTGGTGCTGGGCTGGCTGGCGGAAGCGGAGGCATAG
- a CDS encoding Uma2 family endonuclease, producing the protein MTASLLNLSNAIPAAEQRLVLEGVTWQQYDVLVALFLNQFPALRMTYLEGTLELMTTSPEHERLKKAIARLIEAFAEELDLDLNGYGSATFRKEAAARGLEPDECYCLGELHEVPDIALEIVITSGGVDKLEVYRGLGVQEVWFWQNQQISIYGLVDPGGGYATLERSQLLPWLDVALLANYVDRPSQTQAVKAYRQALRAQRRS; encoded by the coding sequence GTGACGGCATCCCTGCTCAATCTTTCTAACGCCATCCCCGCTGCCGAACAACGGCTGGTGCTAGAAGGTGTCACCTGGCAACAGTACGATGTCCTGGTAGCCCTTTTCCTCAACCAGTTTCCCGCCCTGCGGATGACCTACCTGGAGGGCACCCTCGAACTCATGACCACCTCTCCAGAGCATGAGCGGCTAAAGAAAGCCATCGCTCGCCTGATCGAAGCCTTTGCCGAAGAGCTTGACCTAGACCTCAACGGCTACGGCTCGGCTACTTTTCGTAAAGAAGCCGCTGCCCGGGGCCTAGAACCCGACGAATGCTACTGCCTGGGGGAACTGCACGAGGTGCCCGACATTGCCCTAGAGATTGTGATCACCAGCGGCGGCGTCGATAAGCTGGAAGTCTATAGGGGCTTGGGGGTTCAAGAGGTTTGGTTTTGGCAAAATCAGCAAATCAGTATCTATGGCCTGGTAGACCCAGGCGGCGGGTATGCAACCCTAGAGCGCAGCCAACTCCTGCCCTGGCTGGACGTAGCTCTACTCGCGAACTATGTCGATCGCCCCAGTCAGACCCAGGCCGTTAAAGCCTACCGCCAGGCGCTCAGAGCGCAGCGGCGGTCTTAG